From Rutidosis leptorrhynchoides isolate AG116_Rl617_1_P2 chromosome 3, CSIRO_AGI_Rlap_v1, whole genome shotgun sequence, a single genomic window includes:
- the LOC139900506 gene encoding uncharacterized protein — MRLTQLLRWLGCCLVERRSWMDQNTWMYEIGRVTSEFMDSVDEFITVAETDQLEKGNITINCPCKKCKNARWYADSTDIKSHLIAHGFMRGYTCWSFHGESLADLNPSVSDNDTDSEEDSYNSDNNVNFDDMFDDFDMEDNVADKYHDRLQQLFVDAEKPLYTGCMNFTKVFAVIQLVNLKSNNGWSDTSFTSLLQLLKKMLPEGNELPISTYQAKKLMCPMGLEIQRIHACPNDCMLYRNEDKDLHQCKVCGTSRYKHGKPTDNVDSDVSENGPPAKLLWYLPIIPRLKRLFVNEKDAKLLRWHTEDHKNDGKMRHVADSLQWKNFDKDFEEFGDEIRNIRFGLSSDGINPFGNLSSRHSTWPVLLCIYNLPPWLCMKRKYIMMSLLIQGPKQPGNDIDVYLQPLVDEMMELWNTSIHVYDAYKKEYFQLRAMLFCTINDFPAYGNLSGYSTKGKNACPIYEENTHSI, encoded by the exons ATGAG GTTAACACAATTGCTTAGATGGTTAGGATGTTGCTTGGTAGAGAGGAGGTCGTGG ATGGATCAGAATACTTGGATGTACGAGATAGGTCGCGTTACCTCTGAGTTTATGGATAGTGTTGATGAATTTATTACAGTTGCCGAGACTGATCAACTAGAAAAAGGAAACATCACAATTAATTGTCCTTGTAAGAAATGCAAAAATGCACGATGGTATGCTGATTCAACGGATATCAAAAGTCATCTAATTGCACATGGATTTATGAGAGGGTACACATGTTGGTCTTTTCATGGTGAGTCATTAGCTGACCTTAACCCGTCTGTTTCGGATAACGATACCGATAGTGAAGAAGATTCATACAATAGTGACAATAATGTTAATTTTGATGACATGTTTGACGATTTTGATATGGAGGATAATGTTGCTGATAAGTATCATGACAGATTACAACAACTATTTGTTGACGCTGAAAAACCTTTATATACTGGTTGTATGAATTTTACAAAAGTTTTCGCCGTGATACAACTGGTTAACTTAAAATCAAACAATGGTTGGAGCGACACAAGTTTCACTAGCCTGTTACAGTTGTTGAAAAAAATGCTACCAGAAGGTAATGAGTTGCCGATTTCAACATACCAAGCAAAGAAATTAATGTGCCCAATGGGATTGGAAATACAGAGAATACATGCTTGTCCAAATGATTGTATGTTATACAGGAATGAAGACAAAGACCTTCATCAATGTAAGGTATGTGGTACATCTAGGTATAAACATGGAAAACCAACTGATAATGTTGATAGTGATGTCTCAGAAAATGGACCTCCTGCGAAATTATTGTGGTACTTGCCTATCATACCAAGATTAAAGAGATTATTTGTTAATGAGAAAGATGCAAAATTATTACGTTGGCATACTGAAGATCATAAAAATGATGGAAAAATGCGACACGTGGCCGATTCACTTCAATGGAAGAATTTTGATAAAGATTTTGAAGAATTTGGGGATGAGATACGTAATATAAGGTTCGGACTCAGTTCAGATGGAATTAATCCTTTCGGAAATTTGAGTAGCCGTCACAGCACGTGGCCTGTTCTTCTATGCATTTATAACCTACCGCCTTGGCTATGTATGAAAAGAAAATACATAATGATGTCTCTTTTGATTCAAGGCCCAAAGCAACCTGGAAACGACATTGATGTTTATTTGCAACCATTAGTTGATGAAATGATGGAATTATGGAATACCAGCATACACGTTTATGATGCATACAAGAAAGAATACTTCCAACTACGGGCAATGCTTTTTTGCACTATTAATGATTTTCCTGCTTATGGTAATTTGTCTGGATATAGTACGAAGGGGAAAAATGCATGTCCTATTTATGAGGAAAATACTCACTCGATATAG